AGCCAGCCAAATAAACCGTTTAATTCGTAGCAAAATCCTCCGCGCAAATTTACAATTACTTTTTGAAAGATCCGTTCTAAATCAATGATAATAGGAGTTTGAGACAAAACGTCTAAGTTCTCAAACGGAACATGAAGCATATGCTTGTTCTGTAAAGCAGCTAAGTTTTCATACGTTGGACTATCCGGTTTCTTAGCTAAAAACCGACTAAAATAATAATTAATATTCATCAAATACACCTCTTAGTGAATCATTTCTCTTTGTCTTTAAGCTTAGCAGAATATTCATGTAACAGCGTTTTTTTAATGGTTTCTTTGGAAGCAAATTCTTTCAATCTCAGCTTTTTGTTCTTTACTGACTTCTCTTAAAGGATTAGTGGCTAGAAAACATAGTGGACAGACAAAATCAAAATAAAATTCAGCGTGTGCTTTCATCCCGTCATGCTCCTTTATGGCATGTTTTTAGTTTATCAAAAGTAAAGACGGTTCTTCCAACTTGGGGACTGTGGAAAAATAGTTGACAAAATTGGATAACTCTTTCTATAATATAGTCAATACATATTACGAGCGATTAGTTCAGTGGGAGAATACATCCTTGACAGGGATGGGGTCGGGGGTTCGAATCCCTCATCGCTCATACCAAAGCCGTTTTCTTATTAATAAGAGAGCGGCTTTTTCACTTTCTTCATTGGTTTAGGAAGAATGCCACATTGTAAATCGTAATCATTACGTTTATAATAATTAAAACTAAATAAGTAAAACTATGATTTGTTTTAAAGTTGAAGGGTGGAGTGACCATGAATGAAAAGATGATGGAGGTTTTTGCAAGAGATATAATTGCTTCTCTTCCTTTTAACAAGCGAATGCTATATCAATTCATTGAGGGAGTCGAAGATCGTTTAGCGCAAAAAGCTGAGACGAAAAAACAGTTTTTAACACTCCTTAAACAGCAGTCTCCTCACCACCAAGCAGCTGAACGTTTTGGGATGAGCATTTACGAAACGGTTGCTTTAATGCACGAGATTGAAGACGAAATTAGTGAAAAGCTAGAAAAGAAATTAGATAAATACAAGTGGATAGATTGTACGGATTATGCTACATATTCAAAACAAACTATTAACAGTGCGCGCTATTATCTTATTATTTCTTAGTTAGTTTACTGATTTTGTATATTGTAGGTGTATGAACTGAAAATAAGTTGGACTTTAAAAATGAGTGTATATTCAAAAGCGGCTGATGTGATTTGAAATTTTGAGCGCGTATAGAAGAATTAAAGTATAATGAAACATAGTGCATCAGGTCATGATAAAGATAATCACTAATTTAAAATAAATGAGGGTACAAAATGAATCAAAGAAGTTTTAGTCAATACGGTCTTAGTGACAAGGTAGCTAAGGCACTTTCTAGCCTGCAATACAATCATCCTACGGAAGTACAAAGCAAGGTGCTTCCCATCGCGCTAGAAGAAAGAGATGTTGTCGTGAAGTCTCAAACAGGAAGTGGAAAAACGGCTTCCTTTGGCATTCCACTGTGTGAATTAGTTAATTGGGAAGAAAATAAGCCCCAGGCCTTAGTGTTAACGCCTACACGAGAGCTGGCTGCACAGGTAAAAGAAGATATTACCAATATCGGCCGTTTTAAGAGAATTAAAGCAGCAGCTGTCTATGGAAAATCACCATTTGCCAAGCAAAAAGTAGAATTAAAGCAAAAAACACATATTGTCGTGGGAACGCCTGGACGAGTGCTTGATCATATAGAAAAAGAAACGCTTGCATTAGAGAAAATTCGTTATTTGGTTATTGATGAAGCAGACGAAATGCTAAATATGGGTTTTATTGATCAAGTGGAAGCAATTATTCAACATCTTCCTAGTGAGCGTGTAACGATGCTTTTCTCGGCTACGCTTCCTGAAGATATTGAAGAGCTGTCTCGCAAATATATGAAGAAGCCGGTTGATGTTGAAATCAAAGCGAACGGATTAACAACAAGCACGATTGACCATTCTGTTATAACAGTACAAAATGAACGTAAATTTGAACTGCTGAAAGACGTAACTACAGTAGAAAATCCAGACAGCTGCATCATTTTTTGCCGCACGCAAGAGCAGGTAAATACGCTGTTAGATGATTTAGATGATCTTGGATATCCTTGTGATAAAATTCATGGGGCAATGGTGCAAGAAGACCGTTTTGAGGTTATGAATGATTTCAAAAAAGGGAAATTCCGCTATTTAGTAGCAACAGATGTAGCTGCGAGAGGAATTGATATTGATAATATCACGCACGTTATTAACTATGACCTTCCGTTGGAAAAAGAAAGCTACGTTCACCGTACGGGAAGAACGGGACGTGCCGGTAAAAAAGGGAAGGCTATCACATTTGTAACGCCTTATGAAGAGAGAATGCTATCGGAAATTGAAGAATATATTGGTTTTTCGATTCCAGTATCTACTCCTCCTTCTAAAGAAGAAGTACAGCAGGCAGCATTCGCTTTTAATGAAAAAATTAATGAGCGTCCAGAAGTTAAAAAAGATAAAAGCGAGTCATTAAATAAAGACATTATGAAGCTGTATTTTAACGGAGGAAAGAAAAAGAAAATTCGAGCGGTCGATTTTGTAGGAACAATCGCAAAATTAGACGGAGTAACCGCAGACGATATTGGAATTATTACGATTCAAGAAAATGTCTCGTATGTAGAGATTCTGAATGGAAAAGGTCCCAAAGTGTTGCAAGCAATGAAAAACAAAACAATTAAAGGAAAGAAATTAAAAGTTCATAAAGCGATTAAATAATAAAGGAAAGTCCATCTTTTTAAAGATGGGCTTTATTTATACAGCCAATAAAGGAGTTGAGAGTATGAAGTACATAAAAGAAGCGTGTGTAGAAGGGTATGAGCAGGCAAAAAAAGCGGAAAAGCTAGGAGCAGACCGCATTGAATTATGTGACAATCTCAGTCAAGGAGGCACTACGCCAAGTTACGGCACCATTCAACATGCAAGTGAACACCTTGATACAGATATCAACGTGATTATTCGCCCAAGAAGCGGTGATTTTTTATATTCCGAAGCAGAATTTCAAATTATGAAAAAAGACGTTAAAGCATGTAAAGACCTTGGAGTAAACGGAGTAGTATTCGGCATATTAACAGAAAAAAATGAAATCGATCACGGACGCACTAAAGAATTAATAGCAGAAGCTCGTCCTTTAAGCGTTACGTTTCATATGGCATTTGATGAGATTAAAGATAAATACAAAGCCATTGATATACTTAGTGAAATGGGAGCAGACCGCATTTTGACCAAAGGTGGGAAAGGGTCTGCTTTGCAAAACTTGCAGGTGATCCGAGAACTGATCACATACGCCAATGACCGTCTTATTATTTTGCCCGGCGGAGGAATTCATGAAGGCAACGCAGATCGGGTTATAAAAGACACACAGGCGACTGAATTACACGGAACAAAAATTGTAGGAGATTTATCGGATTAAATAAAAAGAGGCTGGGACAAAAGTATGTTAGTCAAAGTGAAAAACGAACCACTAATCAACATGTTTGATTGGTGGTTCGTTTTTTTGTGATGGTAAATATAGTTTTATGTGTTTCGTTCCTTCTAGCAGGTGATTGGAGGGCAAGGCGAAGACTCCTGCGGGAACAGCGCCCGCCCGCGGAAAGCGAAGCCTTGCACGGAAATCAACTGCGGTGTCATAAGCAGTCCAGCTCATCTATCTCACTTGTTCATCTTTAGGTTGGATCCATTTCGTTATGTCTCAACCTCTTTTATTTTGATGTGTTTTCTTTTGCTGCTAAGCTGCTCGTCATTTTGGTACGCTGAAAGAAAAACGAACCTACGACGAGTAAAGCAATTAAAAGAGTTAAAAAGAACTGCGAACGCAATGAATCAATAAATGCCATGGCAATAAAGATACTAGTGATGGCAAGGATTGTAGCGTAAGTTAAGTAAGGAAACAACCACATTTTAATTTTTAATGCTTCAGGGTTTTCTTTTTCATATTTTTTTCTCATTTTAATTTGTGAAAATGCAATAACGAGGTACACAAGAAGGGCTACGCCGCCTGATGCATTCACTAAGAACAAAAAGATTTTATCTGGCGAAATATAGTTAAAGATGACGCTGATGTACGAAATAACTGTACATGCTAATATCGCGCTAACCGGTACGCCTTTTTTATTTAATTTTGAAAAGCTTTTTGGCGCATTACCATTTTGAGACATGGAAAACAGCATACGAGAGCTTGTATACAAACCAGAATTCAGACAAGAAAGGACAGCTGTTAAAATAATAAAGTTCATAATTTGAGCGGCGGCCGGTATGTTTACTAATTCAAGAATAGAGACAAATGGGCTTTTCATTAGGCTTGATGAATTCCACGGAAGAACGGTTACTAAAATAAAAATAGATCCTAAATAGAAAAATAAAATACGATAAATAACGGTATTGGTCGCAATGGTAATGGCTTTTTCAGGTTGAGAAGATTCACCTGCCGCGGTTGCAACAATTTCTGTTCCCATAAAGGAGAACATGACAAGGGCGATTCCTAAAAATACAGAGCTAATTCCATTCGGTAAAAAGCCGCCTTTATGCAAAAGATTGGAAGTGCCGGGAGAATCAATTCCTGGAATGAATCCACAAATAATAGCAATACCTAAAAGTAAAAAAAGAACGATACTGACAACTTTAATGAGAGAAAACCAATATTCAAATTCTCCGAAAGATTTAACAGAGTACAGATTGGTCATCGTTAATAAAAAAGTAAGAGTCAGACTAACTCCCCAAGACGGTAAAGACGGGAACCAGTATTGAATAATATTTGCACCTGCAATGGCTTCAACAGCAATAACGATAACCCAGAAAAACCAGTAGAGCCAGCCAATTGTGTAGCCGGCCCAAGGGCCTAATGCCTCTTTTGCATAAGTGGAAAACGAACCGCTGGAAGGATTTGCAGTAGACATTTCTCCAAGCATTCGCATGACTAAAATAACGAGTAAACCAGCAAATGCGTACGAAAAAATAGAGCCGGGTCCAGCGGTGTTAATGAGTGATCCGCTTCCAATAAACAATCCAGCGCCAATAATTCCTCCAAGAGAAATCATGGTGATATGCCGGATCTTTAACTCTTTTTTTAACTGTGGCTGTGGATGGCTGTTCATTTGTAACCTCCTATATAACCTGAATTTTTAGTTAATACGGAGAATTATAGTATGTTATAAGGTGCAAGGACAGGATGTTGTTAGAAGTTCTTTCATATAAAAAAACGGATATGAATGGTTGCATTCATATCCGGCTTACTCTGACACAGACATTCATTATGCGTAGAAAGTACCTGATTAGCGCCTTTTTTCTTTATTATAATAAGCAATGCAGATGAATTTTTTATGAATGGTAGCTGAAAATAAGCTGAATGATTGTTTTAGATACGTTAATCAAAAGAGATATACATCCGATTAAAGGATAATATGGAATGATATTCAAACTCTCCGTAAAGCACTAAATGCGGGTTTTCCTTTCTGAAAACGGGTATATATAGTAGTAAGAAGTTCATTCTTTTGCTAAGTATAAAAGAAAGATGTGCGATAGAAACAGGAGGTTATAAATAATGAAACATGTTGAAGTAGTAGAAAACGGAGCGAATATTAACGAAGCAGTTAATCAATTTGCAGATAAAGGTTTTGAGAAAAATGAAGTATACGTGTTTACCTATGACAAGGAAAATTCTAAAAATTTAACAGAAGTAACGGACACAAATATTATTCGACTGTCTGAAGAAGGTCCTTTACATTCAGCAGCGAGTTTATTTTTAACAAGAGAAGATGAGCTTCGAACAAAAATGGCTGCGCTAGGTTTATCAAAAGACGAAACAAAAAAATATGAAGAAGAGTTAAAGAAAGGCAGTGCGATTGTAGTGGCTGCTACGGGAGAAAGAAAAGACGTTTAATTAGGGCAAAAGTAGTTTAGTTAAAGTAAGATTCGAACGCGGTTGATTCTCTATCAAGAATCAGCCGCGTTCGGATTTTTTTGTGGGGACGGTGTAACAAGTGATCTATACGAGCTCCTTTATTCCATTTGTTCGTCTTTAAATTCACTCGATTTCGTTATGTCTCACACTCTTTTTTGTTTTTTCCAATATATGATTGATAAAACTAATGGTATTAGTTAAAATAAAAACTAATACCATTAGTTTTTATTTTGATAATAGGGGATGAGGAAATGAGAATAGTTCGTGAGAAAATGTTGTATCAATTGACGTTTTTGCCTCGGTTTTTTCCAGTGAATTGTTATTTAGTCGAAGAGAAAGACAGTCTTACGTTAATTGATGCGGCTCTTCCTTACAGCGCGTCAGGTATTTTGAAAGCTGCAGATCAAATTGGAAAACCGATTACTCGAATTGTTTTTACTCATACTCATGAAGATCACATCGGAGCGATTGATAATGTGAAGAAAAGTTTGCCGAATGCTTCTGTTTATATGTCGCAAAGAGATTATCGATTATTTTCAGGAGACTTCACACTCAATTCTGAAGAACCTCAAAACCCAATCCGTGGAGGAATACCAAAACTAGGAAAGATTTCAACTAAAATTGATCATTTCATCGAAGAAGAGTCTTATATAGGCTCACTTGCCCCTATTTTTACACCTGGACATACACCTGGGTCTATGTCTTTTTTAGACCAGAGAACGAACGCATTAATTGCGGGAGATTCTTTCCAAGTGCGGGGAGGAGTTGCCGTATCAGGTCAGTTAAAACCGCTGTTTCCGTTTCCTGCCTTTGGAACGTGGAGCAAAGAGCTAGCGCTTAAAAGTGCAGAAAAGCTATATGAATTAAACCCGTCACTTCTTGCTGTTGGACACGGAAGAATGCTTTCTCAACCGCTAAAAATGATGGAAAAAGCAATACAACAAGCAAAAGTAAAAATAGAAAAGAGGAGATGAAGGGATGTCGCCACGACAAGGACTAGATTTCAAAAAGGTTATTCAAACAGGTGAAAATTTGGCCAATCGTGAAGGGTTTTATGCTGTTACAATTGCTTCATTAGCCAAAGAATTAGATGTTCGCCCTCCGTCTTTGTATAATCATATAAAAGGGTTAGAAGAGCTGCGCAAAGAACTGGCTTTAAGCGGACTGCAGCAGCTACACTATCTTCTAAAAAGTGCTGTTGAACATGCTTCTGCAGAAGACGCTGTTTATCAGCTAAGTAAAGCGTACGTTTCATTTGTAAGAAAGTCTCCCGGAATATACGAAGCAACGGCAACGGTGGCACCAACGATACAGGATGAAGAAGTACAAAAAGCATCTGATAACATCGTATTTTTAGTGCTGGAGGTGTTAAAACCGTATCATCTTCCGGAAAGTGAAGCCCTTCATGCTGTTAGAAGTCTCCGCAGCATTTTACATGGATTTTCTTCTTTGGAGCAAAAAGGGGGATTTGGCATGCCGTTGAGTACTGATGAGACACTAGATTTTTTAATTCGTACGTTTGTATTGGGGCTACACCGGTATGAACAGACTCCATAAATTTCATTAATGCCACTAAGCCTAACGCTTTAATGGAAATTGAAAAAAAACAGAAAGAATGATAGATTACAAATAAAGACATTTATTCCTATTGTTTTAGGGTTGTTACTGATGAAGCAGGCAAAACCTAAGCTGCAAGGACAGAAAAGGTAGTTTCTGTTTGTTGCTGTTTAGGTATTTTTTGCTTTTGTTTAAAATAACCAGCTCTTTTAATTTATTTTATAAAGGGGAAATCTTCTGAGAATGGAGAGAAACAAACATGCTTAATTCAAGAATGATCGTCATATTAAGAGAACTAATGTCCGTACAGTCTACATTATCAACCGTTACGAGCGAATATTTAGCAACAGTAAATCAGGTATCTTCTCGAACTATTCGAACGGATATAAAACAGTTAGATGACATGTTGTCTCAGTACGGGGCCAAAATTAAATCAGCTCGAGGGACGGGATATGAACTTAGCGTTTTAGATGAAAAACAATTTCATCAGCTATTAAAAGAACTTTCGGCTAATCAATTATTTGATTCAACTTCTATTCCAACCGTTCCTGATGACCGCGTGCATTATTTAATTAAAAGACTGCTGCTAGCAGACGGATATTTGAAGCTCGAAGATTTAGCAGACGAGTTATATATTAGCAAATCAACGGTTCAAAACGATTTAAGAGATGTTAAAAAACAGCTGTGTAAGTATGATATTCTTTTAGAAAAACGTCCTAACTATGGCTTGAAAGCTAAAGGGGACGAAATGAAAATGAGATTTTGTATGTCTGAGTACATATTTAACCGAAAAGATAAAGAAGTAGATATGGTATACAATGAAATATCCATCCTGCCCCAAGAATCAATCTTAACGATTAAAGCCCACATTTTAAATCAAATAAAACGATACAATATTATGGTTTCAGATATTGGATTAAATAATTTAATCATTCATTTAGCAATAGCTTGTAAGCGAATACAAGAAGAAAATTTTATCTCTTTGTATTCAGAAGACTTGCTTGAAATTATGGAGCATAAAGAATATGAAGTAGCAGCTGAAATTGTGAGGGAAATTGAAAAGGCATTCAAGATTCGTTTTCCGAAATCAGAAACAGCGTATATCGCCATTCATTTGCTAGGTACAAAAATGCTCAACAGTAGCAATCATGAAGACAAAGAAGTGAAGCAGTTTATTGCCGCAGATATTTATGAATTAACAGCGGCTATATTAGAAGCAATTGAAAAAGAGCTTCATTTAGGAATTAGTGAAGATTCAGAGTTGATTCTTGGCATGAGTTTGCATTTGAAACCGGCTATCAACCGCTATAAATATGGAATGAATCTGCGAAACCCGATGCTTGAAGGAATTAAGAGTCATTACCCTCTTGCTTTTGAAGCTGGAATTATTGCCGGGAAGGTTTTAAAAAATCGCCTTGAAATTGACATGCATGAAACGGAAATTGGCTATTTAGCTTTACATATTGGAGGGGCCATTGAACGTCGGAAAATTATCAATCAGCCTAAGCGCTGTTTGATTGTATGCGCATCGGGAGTAGGGAGTGCCAAGCTATTATCATATAAGCTGCAGGCTACGTTTGGATTAAATCTTACTATTTTAGGAACAACTCAGTATTATAAGCTTCACCAAATGTCGCTGCACTCTTTAGATTTTATTGTTAGTACCATTCCAATTCCAGAGGATCTTCCTGTTCCTGTAGTACAAGTAAGTACAATTCTAGGAAACAATGATTTTAAAAAAATTGAATGTTTAATGAAGAATAAACCGCAGTCTTCGTTAGAATACACGAAAAAAGAATTAGTATATTTACAGCAAGAATTTCAAACAAGAGAAGAAGTGCTTCATTTTTTAGGAGAGAAATTAACTCATCTAGGACTAGTTCCTTTTCAATTTATAGAATCTGTTTTTGAAAGAGAAGCTGCATCCCCAACAAGTTTTGGCAATCTCGTTGCGATTCCGCATCCTATGGTTCCTCAAACCGATACGACGTTTTGGGCCATTTGCACGTTAAAAAAACCGATTATGTGGGAAGGAAATCTTGTGCAATTTATTTGTCTTTTAAGTGTAAAAGCGAATAATCAAGGCGATTTGCAGAAGATGTACAGTTTGTTGGTTCGCGTTGTGGATGACAAGCAGGTCGTGCAGCGCTTAGTAAAGTGCAAGGATTATGAGGAGTTTATAGAGGTATTTATGAAAAATATTAGATAAAAGAAGTCCAAGAGAGGGGCTTCTTCTTTTATCTGAATGTTCAAACATAATTTTTCCGTTACTAACGGAAAAAGGTTGTGTATAAATGTAAGCGCTTTTATTTTAAGATAAAACTATCAACAAAACAGATAGCAAAATAAAAAAACGGGGGAATGACAGATGAATATTCTATTATGTTGTGCAGCTGGAATGTCTACAAGTTTACTAGTAACAAAAATGGAAAAAAGTGCTCAGGACCAAAGCACGGAGTATAAAATTTGGGCAGTTCCTGGTGACTCTGTTCGCAATCATATTGATCAAGCAGATGTACTGTTATTAGGACCTCAAGTGCGCTACTTGCTGCCGCAGCTTAAGAAGCTAGGTGAAGAAAAAGGAGTGCCAGTTGACGTTATAAATCCTGTTCACTACGGAACGTGTAATGGAGAACAAGTGTTAAAATTTGCAGCTCAACTAGTTTCAAAATAGGAGTGTGGACTACATGAGCAAATTTAATAGTATGCTTGAAAGCAAAGTAATGCCTATCGCCGGAAAAATGGCAGGTCAACGCCATTTACAAGCACTTCGAGACGGTATTGTTCTAACAATGCCGCTCATTATTATCGGTTCCGTATTTTTAATACTATCGAATTTACCGATACCAGGTTACAACGACTTTATGGCAGGGATTTTCGGAAAAGAATGGGCCACAAAAATGGCGTATCCAGTTGGAGCTACATTCGATATTATGGCGCTGCTTGCTTGTTTCGGAATAGCCTATCGATTAGCTGAAAAATATGGAGTAGACGCTTTGTCCGCAGGTGCTATTTCACTTGCTGCCTTTTTACTTGCTACTCCGTATAAAGTGTCGTTTCTCCCAAGCGGCGCTAAAGAAGCTATTTTAGTAGACGGCGGAATTCCAACCGCTTTAATGGGAAGTAAAGGACTTTTCGTAGCAATGATTGTCGCGATTCTCTCTACGGAAATTTACAGATGGTTTATTCAAAAAGATATTGTCATCAAGATGCCTGATGGAGTTCCACCCGCTGTTGGAAAATCGTTTGCCGCTCTTATTCCTGGCTTCACGGTAATAGCATTTATTTGGATTTTACGTTTGTTAGTAGAACAAACGCATTTTGGAAGTCTGCATAATATCGTTGGAGAATTGCTTGGAAAGCCTTTAGGTGTGTTAGGCGGCAGTTTAGGCGGTACGCTAGTTGCCGAGCTTGTTATTATGCTCATGTGGTCTTGTGGACTTCATGGAGCGAATATTGTCGGTGGAATTATGGCTCCAATTTGGTATGGAGCTATGGATGAAAACAGAATTGCATTTGCTAACCATGAAGTATTACCCAATATTTTCACACAGCAGTTCTTTGACATTTGGATTAATATCGGAGGCAGCGGAGCGACACTAGCTCTAGTCGTTGCCATGATTTTAAAAGCGCGCAGTCAACAAATGAAGCAGCTTGGTAAATTAGGAATAGGGCCAGCTCTTTTTAATATCAATGAGCCGATTATCTTTGGACTTCCGATGGTGATGAATCCAATGATGCTTATTCCGTTTATTATTACCCCTCTTGTGACGGTAGTAGCAACCTATATTGCCATGTCGACAGGACTGGTAGCAAAACCAGCAGGTATTGCGGTTCCTTGGACCATGCCTCCGATTATTTCTGGCTATTTGGCCACAGGAGGAAAATTATCGGGTGCAGTTATGCAAGCTATTAACATCGGCATTTCTGTTTGCATTTATTATCCTTTCTTTAGAATGTGGGATAAACAAAAATTCACTGAAGAACATGGTATACAGCCTGCAGTTGAAGGGGTACCAAGTGATACACAGAAAGATATTGTGTGAGGAGGGATAAAGAATGGAAAGCGTTCAAGAATATATTTTTAAATTAATCTTACACGGTGGAAACGGCAGAAGTTCAGCAATGGAAGCGATAGCGGCTGCCAAAAAGGGAGATTTTTCAGAAGCGCGTGAAAAGCTTACACAAGCTTCTGAAGAATTAAATGCTGCTCATCATATCCAAACGTCGTTAATTCAAGGAGAAATTAGAGGGGATAGCACAGAAATTTCTCTGCTCATGATTCATGCTCAAGATCATTTAATGAATGCGATGACGGTAAAAGAAATGGCTACTGAATTTGTAGATTTATATGAAGCAATCAAAATTTCTGGGGGGATTACATTATGACAAAAGGTATTAAAATTGTAACGATTGGCGGAGGTTCAAGCTATACGCCTGAACTAATAGAAGGGTTTATTAAACGATATGATGAACTTCCAGTTCGAGAACTGTGGCTAGTAGACGTGGAAGAAGGAAAAGAAAAATTAGAGATTGTTGGAAATTTAGCGAAGAGAATGGTGAAAAAATCAGGTTTGCCAATCGAGGTTCATTTAACGTTAAATCGAAGAGAAGCACTAAAAGATGCGGATTTCGTAACAACTCAATTTCGCGTTGGCTTGTTAGATGCACGAGCGAAAGATGAAAGAATCCCGCTTAAATACGGGGTGCTCGGTCAAGAAACAAACGGACCGGGAGGATTATTTAAAGGACTTCGCACCATTCCCGTTATTTTAGATATCTGCCGTGACATTGAAGAGTTATGTCCAGAAGCTTGGCTGATTAACTTCACAAATCCTGCTGGCATGGTAACAGAAGCTGTGCTTCGCTATAGTAACATTAAAAAGATTGTAGGACTTTGTAATGTGCCAATCGGAATGGAAATGGGGATTGCTAAGCTGCTTGATGTAGACCACTCTCGCATTCGAATTGATTTTGCTGGTTTAAATCACATGGTCTACGGATTAGATGTATATGTAGATGGTGTAAGTGTCAAAGATCAAGTTATTGATTTATTGAGTGATCCAACTAACAGCAGCTTTGTGAAAAATGTAGCAGGACTTGGATGGGAGCCAGAATTCACAAAAGCGCTAAATGCGTTAACGTGTCCATATCACATGTACTATTATAAAACGCGTGAAATGGTAGAAAAAGAGCTTGTTAATTATGAAAAA
The genomic region above belongs to Priestia megaterium and contains:
- a CDS encoding PTS lactose/cellobiose transporter subunit IIA, whose amino-acid sequence is MESVQEYIFKLILHGGNGRSSAMEAIAAAKKGDFSEAREKLTQASEELNAAHHIQTSLIQGEIRGDSTEISLLMIHAQDHLMNAMTVKEMATEFVDLYEAIKISGGITL
- the celB gene encoding PTS cellobiose transporter subunit IIC, yielding MSKFNSMLESKVMPIAGKMAGQRHLQALRDGIVLTMPLIIIGSVFLILSNLPIPGYNDFMAGIFGKEWATKMAYPVGATFDIMALLACFGIAYRLAEKYGVDALSAGAISLAAFLLATPYKVSFLPSGAKEAILVDGGIPTALMGSKGLFVAMIVAILSTEIYRWFIQKDIVIKMPDGVPPAVGKSFAALIPGFTVIAFIWILRLLVEQTHFGSLHNIVGELLGKPLGVLGGSLGGTLVAELVIMLMWSCGLHGANIVGGIMAPIWYGAMDENRIAFANHEVLPNIFTQQFFDIWINIGGSGATLALVVAMILKARSQQMKQLGKLGIGPALFNINEPIIFGLPMVMNPMMLIPFIITPLVTVVATYIAMSTGLVAKPAGIAVPWTMPPIISGYLATGGKLSGAVMQAINIGISVCIYYPFFRMWDKQKFTEEHGIQPAVEGVPSDTQKDIV
- a CDS encoding 6-phospho-beta-glucosidase — protein: MTKGIKIVTIGGGSSYTPELIEGFIKRYDELPVRELWLVDVEEGKEKLEIVGNLAKRMVKKSGLPIEVHLTLNRREALKDADFVTTQFRVGLLDARAKDERIPLKYGVLGQETNGPGGLFKGLRTIPVILDICRDIEELCPEAWLINFTNPAGMVTEAVLRYSNIKKIVGLCNVPIGMEMGIAKLLDVDHSRIRIDFAGLNHMVYGLDVYVDGVSVKDQVIDLLSDPTNSSFVKNVAGLGWEPEFTKALNALTCPYHMYYYKTREMVEKELVNYEKGETRAEVVKQLEKELFELYKDPNLDIKPPQLEQRGGAYYSDAAVRLITSIYTDKGDIQPVNTVNNGAIASIPADSAVEVSCIITKDGPKPISVGDLPVPVRGLVQTIKSFERIAAEAAVTGDYDKAILALTINPLVASDKLAKQIVDEMLEAHKDYLPQFFKTVQA